The Flavobacteriaceae bacterium 3519-10 genome includes a window with the following:
- a CDS encoding Hydrolase — translation MENITIAGLNLDIVWKDKEANFKQIEALLKNTEADLIILPEMFSTGFYMKPEEIADRNEETLNWMKNFAKRRRIAVCGSVSVAEEGSFYNRFYFVSPDGQFQQYDKRHLFSFSGEHKTYAAGQERIIVRFKGWRILLQVCYDLRFPVFARNNADYDAILYVANWPEARIDAWTTLLKARAIENQSYVFGLNRIGTDGNNLSYPESSYCFGPAGEVVSEIAGQIVAAEFNAEKLTAFREKFQFLNDRDSFRII, via the coding sequence ATGGAAAATATAACAATTGCCGGCCTCAATTTAGATATCGTCTGGAAAGACAAAGAAGCTAACTTTAAGCAGATTGAAGCCTTACTTAAAAATACGGAAGCCGACCTGATTATACTGCCCGAAATGTTTTCGACAGGTTTTTATATGAAGCCCGAAGAAATTGCAGATCGAAATGAAGAAACCCTAAACTGGATGAAAAATTTTGCAAAACGTCGCAGGATTGCTGTTTGTGGCAGTGTTTCGGTTGCGGAGGAAGGCAGCTTTTATAACCGGTTTTATTTTGTGAGCCCTGACGGGCAGTTTCAGCAATACGACAAAAGGCATTTGTTTTCGTTTTCGGGCGAGCACAAAACGTACGCTGCGGGTCAGGAACGGATTATTGTTAGGTTCAAAGGCTGGCGGATTTTGCTGCAGGTTTGCTATGATCTTCGTTTCCCGGTCTTCGCGAGAAATAATGCAGATTATGATGCCATTTTATACGTCGCAAACTGGCCCGAAGCAAGAATTGATGCCTGGACGACGCTGCTGAAGGCGAGAGCGATTGAAAATCAGTCGTATGTGTTTGGGCTGAACCGGATCGGCACTGACGGAAATAACTTGAGTTACCCCGAAAGTTCTTACTGCTTTGGACCCGCCGGAGAAGTGGTATCCGAAATTGCAGGGCAAATTGTCGCTGCCGAATTTAATGCCGAAAAGCTAACGGCTTTCCGCGAAAAGTTTCAGTTTCTGAACGACCGCGATAGTTTTAGAATAATTTAA
- a CDS encoding thioredoxin C-2, producing the protein MSQKFHELINSERPVLIDFFATWCGPCKVQSSVLTTVKENIGDLARIVKIDVDQFPAIAAEYGVRGVPTLAVFRNGEMLWKESGVHDVNTLTGLLKDFAAS; encoded by the coding sequence ATGTCTCAGAAATTTCACGAACTTATAAATTCCGAAAGACCCGTTTTAATTGATTTTTTTGCCACCTGGTGCGGCCCTTGCAAAGTGCAGTCGTCGGTTCTTACGACGGTAAAAGAAAATATAGGTGATCTGGCAAGGATCGTTAAAATTGATGTTGACCAGTTTCCCGCAATTGCTGCAGAATATGGCGTGAGAGGGGTGCCGACACTTGCGGTTTTCCGAAATGGTGAAATGCTTTGGAAAGAAAGTGGTGTGCATGATGTGAATACGTTGACCGGCCTCCTGAAGGATTTTGCTGCGTCTTAA